The segment TTAGAGCATTGGTTATACCACGAACAAATTTATACTGAATCGCAAGATCAGCAAGCGTTAGTTCAAATCTCCCAATCATTAAGCTTATTGCGCCAAACCTTTGCAACGTTCGGCGGTATTATCCCGCGTCGTGCAAGTGCTTTGTTACGCCAAGAATTACAATGGTTAGAAGGTGAGTTGGTGTGGTTAGAGGATGCCAATAGTATTCAAGCGCTAACGGACGATAAATCTTATGTTTTGCGTAAGTTAAATGTCCGAAAATCGCTACAACAGCAGTTAGATACGCGCTATGAACAGTTACCCGATAGCGAAGATATGCTGCGCTTGATGAATTCTGCACGTTATTGCGGTTTATTGCTTGATTTAAGTCGTTGGGTATTAAGCCGTGGTTGGCAGCCGTTTTTAGATGATAAATCACGCGCAAAACTTGCTGGTGCGATTAAACCTTTTGCCGATAATATCTTATCTCGTTCATGGCGTGAGCTAATGGATGCTTTTCCTGCTGAGCGCCAATTAACACGTTCTGATTACATTGATCAGAAACCACGTTTGCAACGAAATTTGATGTGTGGTTTATCTTTTGCTGCGCTTTACGATCCTGAATTACGTCAAGCTTTCCGTATGCCATGGTTTGATTTATTGCAAGGCATTGACGACCTTTATGCCTTAGAGCCAATACGTCAGTTATTGCCGTTATTTGAAGGTGATGACTTTGTACAAATTGAGAAATGGTTGCAGCGTCAAAATGAATCATTGATCCATGCAATGGATCAAACACGTAAGATG is part of the Photobacterium angustum genome and harbors:
- a CDS encoding inorganic triphosphatase; protein product: METEIELKFIVSPEFSSQLLNKITEAKILQQSSRELGNIYFDTPDQLLRQHDIGLRIRRFDDVYVQTLKTAGRVVAGLHQRPEYNVEIDGDAPTLALHPADAWPEGFDVDLAQQQIKPLFSTDFTRQQWLVAMPDGSQIELAYDHGDVHTNGKSSPICEVELELKSGQTDALFTLARELCADGGMRLGNLSKAARGYRLAADYQGDTPKPLTLVATTEQDTVESTFIKTLEHALEHWLYHEQIYTESQDQQALVQISQSLSLLRQTFATFGGIIPRRASALLRQELQWLEGELVWLEDANSIQALTDDKSYVLRKLNVRKSLQQQLDTRYEQLPDSEDMLRLMNSARYCGLLLDLSRWVLSRGWQPFLDDKSRAKLAGAIKPFADNILSRSWRELMDAFPAERQLTRSDYIDQKPRLQRNLMCGLSFAALYDPELRQAFRMPWFDLLQGIDDLYALEPIRQLLPLFEGDDFVQIEKWLQRQNESLIHAMDQTRKMSIELAPYWP